One part of the Acipenser ruthenus chromosome 55, fAciRut3.2 maternal haplotype, whole genome shotgun sequence genome encodes these proteins:
- the LOC117401787 gene encoding 5'-nucleotidase domain-containing protein 2-like, with protein sequence MACKNLSSLWHRRPLMSAKLQAFAYAGSAASNSSGSDETSTKCCKKSAGTPVPSPAPVAGTTPPASPTQRHQLGGKDSVPVPGRSYSSAAPKVDSKVFLWARYNEMKRLVHDLLPPGVCNLLNPSTIYANNEVNLHEVDIYGFDYDYTLALYSNALHSMIYDTARDFLIESFKYPEDLRKYDYVPNFAARGLHYDIQKGLLMKIDAFHYIQLGTVYRGLKPVPDDEVIELYGGTHHIPLHQVSGFYGKGPKMKQFMDIFSIPEMTLLASANDFFISNNIDYDPVHLYKDVSDAIGNVHIKGYMYKWIMQDLEKYILRGDETYAVLQRLVTQGKKLFLITNSPFSFVDKGMTYMVGKEWREFFDVVIVQADKPHFFNDCVKPFRRLDSNGDLQWDKITTLEKGQIYKEGNLFDFLRLTGWRGSKVLYFGDHLYSDLADLMLRHGWKTGAIVPELEMETKVVNTEQYAQSLTWLQALTGLLERMQVHRDAESQKVLQDWLKEREELRAVTKNLFNPQFGSIFRTCHNPTYFSRRLCRFSDLYMASLSCLLNYDLRYTFYPRRTPLQHEAPLWMDQLCTGCMKTPFLEEMAHIR encoded by the exons atggcttGCAAAAACCTGAGCAGCCTGTGGCATAGGCGCCCGCTTATgtctgcaaagctgcaggcttttgCTTACGCCGGTTCAGCCGCCTCTAACTCAAGCGGGTCGGACGAGACAAGCACTAAATGCTGCAAGAAAAGTGCTGGAACTCCGGTACCGAGCCCCGCTCCAGTCGCCGGCACGACCCCCCCGGCTTCCCCGACCCAAAGGCACCAACTAGGGGGTAAAGATTCGGTCCCGGTGCCGGGACGGTCGTATTCCTCCGCCGCTCCCAAAGTGGACTCCAAGGTGTTCTTGTGGGCACGTTATAATGAAATGAAGCGGCTTGTGCACG ATCTGCTACCCCCAGGCGTGTGCAACTTACTGAACCCCTCCACCATCTACGCCAACAACGAGGTCAACCTGCATGAAGTGGACATCTATGGCTTCGACTACGACTACACCCTGGCTCTGTACTCCAACGCCCTGCACTCCATGATTTATGACACGGCCAGAGACTTCCTCATAGAGAGCTTCAAG TACCCTGAAGACCTCCGAAAATATGACTACGTGCCCAATTTTGCTGCCAGGGGCCTGCACTACGATATCCAAAAG GGTTTGTTGATGAAAATTGACGCTTTTCATTATATCCAATTGGGGACAGTTTACAG GGGGCTGAAGCCGGTTCCAGATGATGAAGTCATCGAGCTGTACGGTGGGACGCACCACATCCCTCTGCACCAAGTCAGCGGCTTCTATGGCAAG GGTCCCAAAATGAAGCAGTTCATGGATATCTTCTCTATTCCCGAAATGACTCTGCTGGCTTCTGCCAACGACTTCTTCATCAGCAACAACATAGACTACGACCCCGTGCATCTTTACAAGGATGTTTCG gATGCCATTGGGAACGTGCACATCAAGGGCTACATGTACAAGTGGATCATGCAGGATCTCG AGAAGTACATTCTGAGAGGGGATGAGACGTACGCTGTGCTGCAGAGGCTGGTCACCCAGGGGAAGAAACTCTTCCTGATCACCAACAGCCCTTTCAGCTTCGT TGACAAAGGCATGACATACATGGTTGGGAAGGAGTGGAGGGAATTCTTTGATGTTGTCATAGTGCAGGCTGACAAACCCCACTTCTTCAACGACTGCGTCAA ACCTTTTCGACGTTTGGACAGCAACGGTGACCTGCAGTGGGACAAAATCACCACCTTGGAAAAGGGTCAGATCTACAAAGAG GGGAACCTCTTTGACTTCTTAAGGCTGACTGGGTGGAGAGGATCCAAAGTGCTGTACTTCGGAGATCACCTGTACAGCGATCTAGCC GATCTGATGCTGCGTCACGGCTGGAAGACAGGCGCCATCGTGCCCGAACTGGAAATGGAGACCAAGGTGGTGAATACGGAGCAGTACGCCCAGAGCCTCACCTGGCTGCAGGCACTCACAGGGCTGCTGGAGCGCATGCAG gtGCATCGGGATGCAGAGTCTCAGAAGGTTCTCCAGGACTGgctgaaggagagagaggagctcAG GGCTGTGACTAAAAACCTGTTCAACCCCCAGTTTGGCAGCATCTTCCGCACCTGCCACAACCCCACCTACTTCTCCCGACGCCTCTGCAGGTTCTCTGACCTCTACATGGCCTCCCTCAGCTGCCTGCTGAACTACGACCTCCGCTACACCTTCTACCCCCGACGCACCCCCCTGCAGCACGAGGCCCCCCTCTGGATGGACCAGCTGTGCACTGGCTGCATGAAAACCCCCTTCCTGGAGGAGATGGCTCACATCCGCTAA